From the genome of Castor canadensis chromosome 4, mCasCan1.hap1v2, whole genome shotgun sequence, one region includes:
- the Rbm44 gene encoding RNA-binding protein 44, producing the protein MIQANSVMEKASGKGYPNNGANLQKDKSNCKKENLLSSNDYSGVKLTFPDDEWDSLALEQRANDKEISNIAKIDLLEPSFSVNQDTNIESTHSQSSEFEDSVDYAFLNETYSVHYSESKLKNENVIHLNAELDPEMQKREKVFFDTLEHQGNKTIGLERIHTILETDYKEADEDVQKYDTDEDSQQEYHSAELLHTSSHSSFDKAKPLSISNLDVAELTNSGYEVKCVSNLEEDTHFQLQSGSVTSLDSLDVFAQEYSPYVSKFQNSVMLKEYHEPNLEKYKEQETNLMYHTMFDDIIQRSSSGNQESQSKSGFLNLQRALNTKIYSKKRESQVTESKDFYGHTIVKNETLQHLKNPGTLPQNKAFETLQSCKDCQTSWPSVFDDSVISACGYSHYESLQSTPDPALGFSVVLPRDIVNNQAIEEDNSLKVGSSNTTSKAFSHVKGTCPKSVTDAASCTITINQAVDVSTDFRACFTTSRGTSARSSVVTTSSNTEITMMNKKRPGEWRSERQRSVACNTDRAYSHDCAAPQMTVAEGSGKTLSVDSLKPDGTFLNKDSLELKTFDITDLKKHPEREFQLSEEMEKNLSSKCCQKIMQRAIKAEMHLLNVHYQICHRHCCDIYRIIMENRTGLNRNLPSNYAKKELGTALLSILGVLKGRYTNLKGKIHKGIPLEEPPLSVESKLLSAFSTFASKLMKEESQDFLGADFELDNQDAADVDISSSLKKTHSQMSLVSDSSLSKQDTSPKKDDLKNGDVNVDFSQLKLDNKECRNSHEISEDWFDATENLTGVDFSGIQENLIEHNRWDPKFSLEMKNVEPLGRDKGFMIHVGGLCPSVSEADLRTHFQKYQISEISIYDSSNYRYASLAFKKNNDAKMAVKEMNGVEINGKSVNVRLVKTPGEHMSPLSPKNGDRASLNHLKKNTKETIPASSVSRLPKHRPQLLGSGQGSEHSPLDPKGIKKNCKQIESAHLLPETPVYFIPPNTLNLRSFTKIMKRLAELHPEVSRDHIIDALQKVRMSHKGFLNGLSISTIVEMTSSVLKN; encoded by the exons ATGATACAGGCCAATTCAGTGATGGAGAAAGCTTCTGGTAAAGGCTACCCAAATAATGGAGCGAACCTCCAAAAAG ATAAATCTAATTGCAAGAAGGAAAATTTATTGTCTTCCAATGATTACAGCGGAGTCAAACTGACTTTTCCTGATGATGAGTGGGATTCCTTGGCGCTAGAGCAAAGAGCTAATGacaaagaaataagcaatatCGCCAAAATAGATTTATTAGAGCCATCTTTTTCAGTGAATCAAGATACTAATATAGAAAGTACTCACTCCCAGTCAAGTGAGTTTGAAGACAGTGTTGACTATGCTTTTTTGAATGAAACATACTCTGTACATTATTCAGAGTCAAAACTAAAGAATGAAAATGTTATTCATTTAAATGCAGAATTAGATCCTGaaatgcaaaaaagagaaaaggtcttTTTTGATACTTTGGAACATCAAGGTAATAAGACTATTGGCTTAGAAAGAATCCACACGATCTTGGAAACTGATTATAAAGAAGCTGATGAAGATGTACAAAAGTATGATACAGATGAAGACTCCCAGCAGGAGTACCACAGTGCAGAACTACTACATACAAGTAGCCACTCATCTTTTGACAAAGCAAAACCATTGAGCATATCTAATTTGGATGTTGCTGAATTAACGAATTCTGGTTATGAAGTTAAGTGTGTTAGCAATCTAGAAGAAGACACTCATTTTCAGTTACAGAGTGGTTCTGTTACCTCTTTAGATTCACTTGATGTTTTTGCACAAGAGTATTCACCTTATGTCTCTAAATTTCAAAATTCTGTTATGTTAAAAGAATATCATGAACCAAACCTTGAAAAGTATAAGGAACAAGAGACTAATTTAATGTACCACACAATGTTTGATGACATTATACAAAGAAGCAGTTCTGGAAACCAAGAATCTCAATCTAAGAGTGGTTTCTTGAACCTGCAAAGGGCACTAAACACtaaaatttattctaaaaaaaGGGAATCTCAAGTAACTGAAAGTAAAGACTTCTATGGACATACAATTGTCAAGAATGAAACATTGCAGCACCTTAAAAATCCTGGCACATTACCCCAGAACAAAGCTTTTGAGACACTGCAGTCCTGTAAAGATTGCCAAACTTCCTGGCCCTCGGTTTTTGATGACTCAGTCATTTCTGCTTGTGGATATTCACATTATGAAAGCCTACAAAGCACCCCTGACCCAGCCTTGGGTTTTTCTGTTGTGCTACCAAGGGATATAGTCAATAACCAGGCAATAGAAGAGGATAACTCCCTAAAAGTTGGTAGTAGCAATACCACAAGTAAAGCATTCTCTCATGTGAAAGGAACATGTCCGAAATCTGTGACAGATGCAGCAAGCTGTACAATCACAATTAACCAGGCAGTGGATGTTAGCACTGATTTTAGGGCTTGTTTCACAACCAGCAGAGGAACAAGTGCAAGATCTTCTGTAGTAACTACATCAAGCAACACAGAGATAACAATGATGAATAAAAAACGGCCTGGAGAATGGCGAAGTGAAAGGCAAAGAAGTGTCGCTTGTAATACAGACAGGGCATACAGTCATGATTGTGCAGCTCCACAGATGACTGTAGCAGAAGGATCTGGAAAGACTCTCTCAGTTGATAGTTTAAAGCCTGATGGAACTTTCCTAAATAAG GATTCCCTGGAATTAAAAACATTTGATATCACAGATTTAAAGAAGCATCCTGAGAG ggAATTTCAACTTTCTGAAGAGATGGAGAAGAATTTGTCATCAAAGTGCTGTCAGAAGATAATGCAGAGAGCCATCAAAGCAGAGATGCACCTTTTAAATGTTCACTATCAGATCTGTCATCGCCAttgttgtgatatttacagaatTATAATGGAAAATAGAACAGGATTAAATAG GAATTTACCAAGTAATTATGCTAAGAAGGAATTAGGAACAGCACTACTATCTATTTTGGGGGTCTTAAAAGGTAGATACAcgaatttgaaaggaaaaatacacaAAGGCATACCACTGGAAGAGCCCCCACTGTCAGTAGAATCAAAATTATTATCTGCCTTCTCTACTTTTGCTTCCAAG CTAATGAAAGAAGAGTCACAGGA ttttttaggagCAGATTTTGAACTAGATAATCAGGATGCAGCTGATGTTGATATTTCTTCAAGCCTAAAAAAGACACACTCTCAA ATGTCTTTAGTATCTGACAGTAGTCTTTCTAAACAAGATACATCACCCAagaaagatgatttaaaaaatggtgATGTAAATGTAGACTTCAGTCAACTGAAACTTGACAATAAAG AGTGCAGAAATAGTCATGAAATAAGTGAAGATTGGTTTGATGCTACAGAAAACCTGACAGGAGTTGACTTCTCGGGAATACAAGAAAATCTAATAGAACACAACAGATGGGATCCAAAGTTTTCACTAG AAATGAAGAATGTTGAACCATTAGGAAGAGATAAAGGTTTTATGATACATGTTGGTGGTCTCTGTCCTTCAGTATCTGAG gCTGATTTAAGGACTCATTTCCAGAAATACCAAATTTCTGAAATTTCAATTTATGATTCTTCTAATTACAG atatgcatctcttgcttttaaaaaaaacaatgatgCAAAGATGGCTGTGAAAGAAATGAATGGGgtagaaataaatggaaaatcagTAAATGTGCGCCTTGTTAAGACTCCTGGAGAACATATGTCACCACTCTCCCCCAAAAATGGGGATAGAGCTAGTTTGaatcatttgaagaaaaacaCCAAAGAAACCATCCCAGCCTCCTCTGTTTCTAGATTGCCCAAACACAGACCACAGCTGCTGGGATCTGGGCAAGGGAGCGAGCATTCCCCTTTGGACCCTAAG GGGATCAAGAAGAACTGCAAACAGATTGAATCTGCTCACTTATTACCTGAGACACCTGTTTACTTCATACCTCCAAATACATTGAACCTTCGTAGCTTCACTAAGATCATGAAGAGACTGGCTGAACTGCATCCAGAAGTCAGCAG AGATCACATTATAGATGCTCTTCAGAAAGTGAGAATGAGTCATAAAGGCTTTCTGAATGGCTTGTCTATTAGTACTATTGTAGAAATGACCTCATCTGTCCTGAAAAACTGA